The Candidatus Thermoplasmatota archaeon genome includes a region encoding these proteins:
- a CDS encoding DNA-binding protein, with translation MEEDEELEALRKKRIEQIQMDQEQRVFEQEQAAQIEGQRQAVLRKILTPEARERMGRVALAYPDIARGVENQLIALVQTGRVKSVIDDVGLREILRKVMPKKREIKIERR, from the coding sequence ATGGAAGAAGACGAGGAACTTGAGGCCCTGAGAAAGAAGCGAATCGAACAGATCCAGATGGACCAGGAACAGAGGGTCTTCGAGCAGGAGCAGGCCGCGCAGATCGAGGGCCAGAGACAGGCGGTACTGAGGAAGATACTCACTCCCGAGGCCAGGGAGAGGATGGGCAGGGTCGCCCTCGCCTACCCGGACATCGCACGGGGAGTGGAGAACCAGCTGATAGCTCTCGTTCAGACGGGAAGGGTCAAGTCCGTCATAGATGATGTCGGGCTGAGAGAGATACTCAGGAAGGTCATGCCGAAGAAGAGAGAGATAAAGATTGAGAGGAGATGA
- a CDS encoding DUF373 family protein — MKALVLCVDRDDDIGVKAGIPAPVIGKDENLAAAVKLGLVDPEDADVNTILSAVAMYNDLTEKGISAEVATISGDKNVGYKSDRELTRQLNEVLDEVQPDYAYLVSDGAEDEQVFPIIASRIKVNHVKRVYVRQNPEIESAYYSVIKALKDDKIKKRYGTPVAYVLFILGVLNIIPFFYALFVSGVEIIPTLPALAPGLIALVLSIYMLSRIHFDEGFVRTTATRTKDGVRDVRSSIMSGDFTVIFKGVTMVMILIGLIMGISAGTTPDVQGISQAIFIFFFTAIWWFILAMFVYELGSVVDAYAKRRKFPASFVPIMVFWLVMSFLTLIFFEAIRLIVSAVDPYMTTVITVEIVFGLVITVLGLAIYRMIAPRVPSEDLWRH, encoded by the coding sequence ATGAAGGCTCTCGTCCTTTGCGTCGACAGAGACGACGACATCGGCGTGAAGGCCGGCATACCAGCACCAGTGATTGGGAAGGATGAAAACCTGGCGGCCGCAGTGAAGCTCGGCCTTGTGGATCCGGAGGATGCCGATGTCAACACGATTCTCTCAGCTGTCGCCATGTACAACGACCTGACCGAGAAGGGCATCTCGGCGGAGGTCGCGACGATATCCGGGGACAAGAACGTCGGTTACAAGTCGGACAGGGAGCTAACGAGGCAGCTCAACGAGGTCCTCGACGAGGTCCAGCCGGACTACGCCTACCTCGTGAGCGACGGTGCGGAGGACGAACAGGTCTTCCCCATAATCGCGTCCAGGATCAAGGTCAACCACGTGAAGAGGGTGTATGTCAGGCAGAACCCGGAGATCGAGAGCGCCTACTACAGCGTCATCAAGGCGCTCAAGGACGACAAGATCAAGAAGAGATACGGCACACCCGTGGCTTATGTACTGTTCATACTGGGTGTCCTCAACATCATCCCGTTCTTCTACGCTCTGTTCGTGAGCGGTGTGGAGATCATTCCCACGCTCCCCGCCCTTGCACCGGGGCTCATCGCTCTCGTTCTGAGCATCTACATGTTATCCAGAATCCACTTCGATGAGGGCTTCGTGAGGACGACCGCAACGAGGACGAAGGACGGCGTGCGCGACGTCAGGAGCTCCATCATGTCGGGCGACTTCACGGTAATCTTCAAGGGTGTCACGATGGTGATGATCCTGATTGGCCTCATCATGGGCATCTCCGCCGGCACGACGCCCGATGTCCAGGGCATTTCACAGGCGATATTCATCTTCTTCTTCACGGCCATATGGTGGTTCATACTGGCCATGTTCGTCTACGAGCTGGGCAGCGTCGTGGATGCCTACGCGAAGAGAAGGAAGTTCCCCGCATCCTTCGTCCCGATAATGGTCTTCTGGCTCGTGATGAGCTTCCTCACTCTGATCTTCTTCGAGGCCATTCGCCTCATCGTCAGCGCGGTGGACCCGTACATGACGACCGTGATAACGGTGGAGATCGTGTTCGGGCTGGTCATCACGGTTCTGGGCTTGGCGATATACCGCATGATCGCGCCGAGGGTTCCTTCGGAGGACCTCTGGCGGCACTAG
- a CDS encoding MBL fold metallo-hydrolase has protein sequence MEIRWHGHSCFEISNDITIVTDPHDGRSIGIRQPNVMADLVLISHDHWDHNCARIVRGNPKVIDSDFSGTVKGARISSIGTFHDRSGGEKRGTNNAFLIDLDGTKFCHLGDLGHVPPEDKLAKMREVDVLFIPVGGVFTIGDKEAAKVARELRPKVCVPMHYRIGGLSLSIGPVDDFLGHFPEEQIIRVGNQVSFERDDLGGKMNIWVFSL, from the coding sequence TTGGAGATTCGGTGGCACGGACACTCGTGTTTCGAGATTTCGAATGACATCACCATCGTGACTGATCCTCACGACGGCAGATCCATAGGGATAAGGCAGCCGAACGTCATGGCAGACCTAGTGCTCATATCACATGACCACTGGGACCACAATTGTGCCCGGATCGTCCGGGGCAATCCCAAGGTCATAGACTCGGACTTCAGCGGCACGGTCAAGGGAGCGAGGATAAGCTCCATCGGGACCTTCCACGACAGGTCCGGTGGCGAGAAGAGGGGGACGAACAACGCCTTCCTCATCGACCTGGACGGCACCAAGTTCTGCCATCTCGGGGACCTCGGGCACGTACCGCCTGAGGACAAGCTCGCCAAGATGAGGGAAGTGGACGTGCTCTTCATCCCCGTCGGGGGCGTCTTCACGATCGGGGACAAGGAGGCCGCGAAAGTGGCCAGGGAACTGCGTCCCAAGGTGTGCGTGCCCATGCACTACCGCATCGGGGGGCTGTCCCTGTCAATCGGCCCCGTGGACGACTTCCTCGGGCATTTCCCGGAGGAGCAGATCATCCGCGTCGGGAATCAGGTCTCTTTCGAGCGGGACGACCTTGGCGGGAAGATGAACATCTGGGTCTTCTCGCTGTAG
- a CDS encoding UbiX family flavin prenyltransferase, with the protein MRIIIAVTGASGMPYATTLLRELDAEKHLIVSENAVKVIERESDIGLDGMRALADHVHDPADMTAPMASGSARFDAMVIVPCSMSTLSKIACGIADNLICRTAQVFLKERRRLVLVPRETPLSSIHLENMKRLSDCGATVLAAMPAFYTRPSTVADMVNFVVGRILDSLGVEHSLCEPWE; encoded by the coding sequence ATGAGGATAATCATCGCCGTCACGGGCGCATCCGGCATGCCGTACGCCACGACCCTTCTGAGGGAGCTCGACGCCGAGAAGCACCTCATAGTCTCCGAGAACGCCGTCAAGGTCATCGAGCGGGAGTCCGACATCGGCCTGGATGGGATGAGAGCCCTGGCGGATCACGTGCACGACCCCGCCGACATGACGGCCCCCATGGCCTCCGGCAGCGCGAGGTTCGATGCGATGGTCATCGTCCCCTGCTCCATGTCCACCCTCTCGAAGATAGCGTGCGGGATCGCCGACAACCTGATATGCAGGACCGCCCAGGTGTTCCTCAAGGAGAGGAGGAGGCTCGTTCTCGTTCCCCGCGAGACGCCGCTGAGCTCGATCCACCTGGAGAACATGAAGAGGCTCTCGGACTGCGGTGCCACCGTCCTGGCAGCGATGCCCGCATTCTACACGAGGCCGTCAACGGTGGCGGACATGGTGAACTTCGTCGTCGGCAGGATTCTTGACAGTCTCGGCGTCGAGCACTCGCTCTGCGAACCGTGGGAATGA
- a CDS encoding translation initiation factor IF-6: MISKLDFTGNSYVGVFSSASERYVVCNPSVPAKVVKRASKSLESEAVVTTIGGSTILGSLIRSNSYGSMVTNFVSRKELDELKMLKPVVIDHVLNAVGNNILCNDNGAMVHPGFGRNTVKLLKDALQVPVVRGVIAGLKTVGSVAVATNKGVLCHPDITEAEKGVLEDVLKVPATIATANYGTTYIGACLVANSKGAVVGTATTPIEIGRIEDGLVLY, translated from the coding sequence TTGATAAGCAAGCTCGATTTCACTGGTAATTCGTATGTGGGGGTCTTCAGCTCGGCGAGCGAGCGATACGTCGTGTGCAATCCCAGCGTTCCCGCCAAAGTAGTGAAAAGGGCCTCGAAGTCGCTGGAGAGCGAAGCTGTTGTCACCACAATCGGCGGCTCGACGATTCTGGGCTCCCTGATACGTTCCAACTCGTACGGTTCCATGGTGACGAACTTCGTGAGCCGCAAGGAGCTCGATGAACTGAAGATGCTCAAGCCCGTGGTGATAGACCACGTGCTGAACGCCGTCGGCAACAACATCCTATGCAACGACAACGGCGCGATGGTGCACCCCGGTTTCGGGAGAAATACGGTGAAGCTGCTCAAGGACGCGCTCCAGGTCCCCGTTGTCAGGGGCGTGATCGCCGGCCTCAAGACGGTCGGCTCGGTGGCGGTCGCGACCAACAAGGGCGTCCTATGCCACCCCGACATCACGGAGGCGGAGAAAGGTGTCCTGGAGGACGTGCTCAAGGTCCCGGCGACGATAGCGACGGCAAACTACGGAACGACGTATATCGGGGCGTGTCTCGTGGCGAACAGCAAGGGGGCCGTCGTGGGCACGGCGACGACGCCCATCGAGATCGGGAGAATAGAGGACGGTCTGGTCCTATACTGA
- a CDS encoding DUF115 domain-containing protein, with protein sequence MEFSRWEIYYDQILADFGYSREEDERAARVLSGLLEGMSSSADDLRVMIEGKLVTVAGDAESLGREVDSLAGVVISADEATSVLLAHDVVPDAFTTDLDGKIEDLVRANLQGAVAIIHAHGDNMDALQEHVGKFEGRVIGTTQVEPLGGILNFGGFTDGDRAVFIADHFGAEEIRLAGFDFENPRKKDKDVKVKARKLDWAYVLIQSLDNERIIFPSS encoded by the coding sequence ATGGAATTCTCCCGCTGGGAAATCTACTACGACCAGATTCTGGCGGATTTTGGCTACAGCCGAGAGGAGGACGAGCGGGCGGCCCGGGTGCTCTCCGGACTGCTCGAGGGCATGTCCTCGTCCGCAGACGATCTGCGCGTGATGATCGAGGGTAAGCTCGTGACGGTCGCCGGCGACGCGGAGTCGCTCGGGCGGGAGGTCGACAGCCTGGCGGGCGTTGTCATATCCGCGGACGAGGCGACATCCGTTCTGCTCGCCCACGACGTGGTCCCCGACGCCTTCACGACGGACCTGGACGGGAAGATCGAGGACCTTGTGCGGGCGAACCTGCAGGGGGCGGTGGCCATAATCCACGCCCACGGGGACAACATGGACGCGTTGCAGGAGCACGTGGGCAAGTTCGAGGGGCGGGTCATCGGAACGACCCAGGTCGAACCGTTGGGCGGGATACTCAACTTCGGCGGCTTCACGGACGGGGACAGGGCGGTTTTCATTGCCGACCACTTCGGCGCGGAGGAGATAAGGCTCGCGGGATTCGACTTCGAGAACCCGCGGAAGAAGGACAAGGACGTGAAGGTGAAGGCGAGAAAGCTGGACTGGGCCTATGTACTCATCCAGAGCCTCGACAACGAGAGGATCATCTTCCCATCATCTTGA
- the gcvPB gene encoding aminomethyl-transferring glycine dehydrogenase subunit GcvPB, with the protein MSYRQARYEVPLILELEDTVGEDGPESELPQPLLRDELRIPNLRESQVTRHYFRLSQMNFGVDTGFYPLGSCTMKHTPKILERVASSPKAKFLHPEQDWSTVQGALQILYELQGMLATLGGVHSVTLQPAAGAQGEFTGLLVARAHHEDNGEKRTQVVLPDSAHGTNPASAAMMGFEVIEIPSNEGRVDLSALEKAVGEKTAAFMITNPNTLGLFESDILEIARIVHDAGAVLYYDGANLNAIMGRTNPGRMRFDIVHFNLHKTFATPHGGGGPGAGPIGVVDRLDEYLPVPVVAYDGERYYLEHDRPKSIGKVRSYLGNFAVLLKAYAYIKLQGGDGLKRVSDRAVLNSNYLSSKLEGVLDIPYNGLRKHEFVASASCLKERGVRAKDVCKRLIDFGFHPPTAYFPQLVDEALMIEPTESETKETLDRFAEVMREIVNEDPEITRNAPHNASVKRVDDVAAARKPVLSFKMMGR; encoded by the coding sequence GTGAGCTACCGCCAGGCGCGCTACGAGGTCCCGCTGATCCTCGAGCTGGAGGACACGGTTGGGGAGGACGGACCCGAGAGCGAGCTGCCGCAGCCTCTGCTGAGGGATGAGCTGAGGATACCCAACCTGCGCGAGTCCCAGGTCACGCGTCACTACTTCAGGCTCAGTCAGATGAACTTCGGCGTCGACACAGGGTTCTACCCGCTGGGGTCGTGCACGATGAAGCACACGCCCAAGATACTCGAGCGGGTGGCCTCCTCGCCCAAGGCCAAGTTCCTGCATCCCGAGCAGGACTGGTCCACGGTCCAGGGCGCCCTTCAGATCCTGTACGAGCTCCAGGGCATGCTCGCCACTCTGGGCGGTGTGCATTCCGTGACCCTGCAGCCCGCGGCCGGTGCCCAGGGCGAGTTCACGGGACTACTCGTCGCACGCGCCCACCACGAGGACAACGGGGAGAAGAGGACCCAGGTGGTCCTCCCCGATTCCGCGCACGGCACGAACCCCGCGAGCGCCGCCATGATGGGCTTCGAGGTGATAGAGATCCCGTCCAACGAGGGGCGCGTGGACCTCTCCGCTCTGGAGAAGGCCGTCGGGGAGAAGACCGCGGCGTTCATGATAACCAACCCGAACACGCTGGGGCTCTTCGAGAGCGACATCCTGGAGATTGCGAGGATTGTGCACGACGCCGGGGCCGTGCTGTACTACGACGGAGCGAACCTCAACGCGATAATGGGACGCACCAACCCCGGCAGGATGAGGTTCGACATAGTGCACTTCAACCTTCACAAGACGTTCGCGACGCCCCACGGGGGAGGCGGACCCGGTGCGGGTCCCATCGGCGTCGTCGACAGGCTGGATGAATACCTCCCCGTGCCCGTTGTCGCCTACGACGGGGAACGCTACTATCTAGAGCACGACCGCCCGAAGAGCATCGGGAAGGTGCGATCCTACCTGGGGAACTTCGCCGTCCTTCTCAAGGCGTACGCCTACATCAAGCTCCAGGGAGGGGACGGGCTCAAGCGCGTATCGGACCGGGCCGTTCTCAACTCCAACTACCTGAGCTCGAAGCTCGAGGGCGTGCTGGATATCCCCTACAACGGGCTCAGGAAGCACGAGTTCGTCGCGAGCGCCTCGTGTCTGAAGGAGAGGGGCGTCAGGGCGAAGGACGTCTGCAAGCGCCTCATCGACTTCGGTTTCCACCCGCCCACCGCCTACTTCCCACAGCTCGTGGACGAGGCACTGATGATAGAGCCCACCGAGAGCGAGACGAAGGAGACGCTGGACAGGTTCGCCGAGGTCATGCGGGAGATAGTGAACGAGGACCCCGAGATCACGAGGAACGCTCCCCACAATGCATCCGTCAAGCGTGTGGACGATGTGGCAGCCGCGCGAAAACCCGTTCTCAGCTTCAAGATGATGGGAAGATGA
- a CDS encoding 50S ribosomal protein L39e — protein MARNKPLGRKLRLMKATKRNRRVPAWVIQRTNRRFLRHPKRRLWRRGRLNR, from the coding sequence ATGGCACGGAACAAGCCCCTCGGAAGGAAGCTCAGGCTGATGAAGGCGACGAAGAGAAACAGGAGGGTCCCCGCGTGGGTCATCCAGAGGACGAACAGAAGGTTCCTCCGCCACCCGAAGAGAAGGCTCTGGAGACGCGGACGCCTCAATAGGTGA
- a CDS encoding 30S ribosomal protein S19e: MTTAHDVPAQHLIEKVAAQFKKEAKVEPPEWSAFAKTGVHKEKSPAQNDWWYTRLAAVLRKVYLDGPIGTERLAALFGGKEDRGSKPSKARAGSGAVARHCLKQLEELGYVSIVEKKGRIISPAGQSLLDNASHDILKKMAKVEPELTKYL; encoded by the coding sequence ATGACAACCGCCCATGACGTTCCCGCACAGCACCTGATAGAGAAGGTCGCTGCACAGTTCAAGAAAGAGGCCAAGGTCGAGCCGCCCGAGTGGAGCGCGTTCGCGAAGACCGGGGTCCACAAGGAGAAGAGCCCCGCCCAGAACGACTGGTGGTACACGAGGCTGGCGGCGGTGCTCAGGAAGGTCTACCTCGACGGGCCCATAGGGACCGAGAGGTTGGCGGCCCTCTTCGGCGGGAAGGAGGACAGGGGGTCAAAGCCCTCCAAGGCGAGGGCAGGAAGCGGCGCCGTGGCCAGGCACTGCTTGAAGCAGCTGGAGGAGCTCGGATACGTCTCCATCGTGGAGAAGAAGGGGAGGATCATCTCTCCCGCCGGGCAGAGTCTCCTGGACAACGCCTCGCACGATATCCTCAAGAAGATGGCAAAGGTCGAACCTGAACTCACGAAGTACCTCTGA
- a CDS encoding circadian clock protein KaiC, which yields MSERIKTFIGGLDERMEGGIPDKYLTLVCGRAGTMKSSIAFNILYHNAKENGLRGVYITLEQNRKSLVESMVRIGMDPRKITGKGGIVVVDMARLRKELEDQGKQAEINWPQSIITTVNNYKMKYGCNLFVLDSLAALYSITDFKTPRSDVFMFFDRIRDLDVTTFLVSEMLDPDKQLFGQYGVEDFLADGIFHLDMQRDERNVNLFLSVVKMRMTKHDRAYYPVIVDKEGFEIVTQ from the coding sequence ATGAGTGAACGAATCAAGACGTTTATCGGCGGCCTCGATGAGAGGATGGAAGGCGGGATACCGGACAAGTACCTCACGCTCGTATGCGGACGGGCAGGGACGATGAAATCAAGCATCGCTTTCAACATCCTCTACCACAACGCCAAGGAGAACGGGCTCAGGGGCGTCTACATCACGCTCGAGCAGAACCGCAAGAGCCTCGTGGAGAGCATGGTCCGGATAGGGATGGACCCGCGGAAGATCACGGGGAAGGGCGGCATAGTCGTCGTGGACATGGCCCGCCTCCGCAAGGAGCTCGAGGACCAGGGCAAGCAGGCCGAGATAAACTGGCCGCAGTCGATCATCACGACGGTGAACAACTACAAGATGAAGTACGGCTGCAACCTGTTCGTGCTCGACTCGCTCGCAGCGCTGTACTCCATCACCGACTTCAAGACGCCAAGGAGCGACGTCTTCATGTTCTTCGACAGGATCAGGGACCTGGACGTGACAACCTTCCTCGTCTCGGAGATGCTCGACCCGGACAAGCAGCTCTTTGGCCAGTACGGCGTCGAGGATTTCCTTGCGGACGGCATCTTCCATCTGGACATGCAGAGGGACGAGAGGAACGTGAACCTCTTCCTGAGCGTCGTGAAGATGAGGATGACCAAGCACGACAGGGCGTACTATCCCGTCATCGTTGACAAGGAAGGCTTTGAGATAGTCACGCAGTAG
- the gcvPA gene encoding aminomethyl-transferring glycine dehydrogenase subunit GcvPA, which produces MDSEDEMLRSLGMKSIDELFEDIPEEIRVEEIGLPPGKSEMEVLNEVGAVLSRNKSISEMPAFLGGGVYNHYVPALVDEILSRSEFYTSYTPYQPEASQGMLQALFEYQSMICELTGMEAANTSMYDWSTAIGEAALMAARLTRKSEIVVPRAMHWDKHSVLANYCKGPGIRVRAFDYDKETGKIDVEHLSSLVSDQTAGVYFESPNFFGIVEDELDAVRDVSGDAMLIAGVNPISLALLKPPGDHGADIVVGEGQMLGSYPSFGGPLLGIFACLQKHVRKMPGRVIGITDDADGNRAFCMTLQTREQHIRREKATSNICSNESLMAIASAVYISVLGRNGLRKVANECVARTREAARRIGTLDDYLAPAFSAEYFNEFVVRSKVSYDAVHRHLLHSGIHGGLPLKSHFPELEESALFAFTEVHTTSDIDRLVWALEGVR; this is translated from the coding sequence ATGGACTCAGAGGACGAGATGCTCAGGTCGCTAGGCATGAAATCCATCGACGAGCTCTTCGAGGACATCCCCGAGGAAATCAGGGTCGAGGAGATCGGCCTGCCACCTGGCAAGAGCGAGATGGAGGTCCTCAACGAGGTCGGGGCAGTGCTCTCCAGGAACAAGAGCATCAGCGAGATGCCGGCCTTCCTCGGCGGAGGGGTGTACAACCATTACGTGCCCGCGCTCGTCGATGAGATCCTCTCCCGCTCGGAGTTCTACACGTCCTACACGCCGTACCAGCCCGAGGCCAGCCAGGGAATGCTGCAGGCGCTGTTCGAGTACCAGAGCATGATCTGTGAGCTCACGGGGATGGAGGCGGCGAACACGTCCATGTACGACTGGTCGACCGCCATCGGGGAGGCAGCGCTCATGGCCGCCCGCCTGACCCGCAAGAGCGAGATAGTCGTCCCGAGGGCGATGCACTGGGACAAGCACAGCGTCCTCGCCAACTACTGCAAGGGCCCCGGGATCAGGGTCAGGGCGTTCGACTACGACAAGGAGACGGGCAAGATAGACGTCGAGCACCTGAGCAGCCTCGTCTCCGACCAGACGGCAGGCGTGTACTTCGAGAGCCCCAACTTCTTCGGTATTGTTGAGGACGAGCTCGACGCTGTGAGGGACGTCTCAGGGGACGCCATGCTCATTGCCGGCGTCAACCCCATATCCCTCGCGCTGCTGAAGCCGCCGGGGGACCACGGCGCTGACATCGTCGTCGGCGAGGGTCAGATGCTCGGCTCCTATCCGAGCTTTGGCGGGCCGCTCCTGGGGATATTCGCATGCCTCCAGAAGCACGTGAGGAAGATGCCCGGGCGGGTGATCGGGATCACCGATGACGCCGACGGCAACCGGGCCTTCTGCATGACCCTGCAGACGAGGGAGCAGCACATCAGGCGGGAGAAGGCGACGAGCAACATCTGCTCGAACGAGTCCCTGATGGCAATCGCTTCCGCGGTCTACATCTCGGTCCTGGGAAGGAACGGGCTCAGAAAGGTCGCCAACGAGTGCGTTGCGCGGACACGGGAGGCGGCGAGGCGCATCGGCACGCTCGACGACTACCTCGCCCCCGCGTTCTCGGCGGAGTACTTCAACGAGTTCGTTGTCAGGTCCAAGGTCTCCTACGACGCCGTTCACAGGCACCTGCTGCACTCTGGCATACACGGCGGGCTCCCTCTCAAGTCCCACTTCCCGGAGCTGGAGGAGTCCGCTCTATTCGCGTTCACTGAGGTTCACACGACATCGGACATCGACAGGCTCGTCTGGGCGCTGGAGGGGGTCAGGTGA
- a CDS encoding 50S ribosomal protein L31e — protein sequence MADEEDERILTIPLRMVINVPRKKRAPRAMKAIKEYVMKHMKAGPEDIWIDARVNEAVWARGIEKPPGKIRVRVIKFEDGLVEISLPEG from the coding sequence ATGGCAGATGAAGAGGATGAGAGGATCCTGACCATCCCGCTGAGGATGGTCATCAACGTTCCAAGGAAGAAGCGTGCTCCGAGGGCGATGAAGGCGATAAAGGAGTACGTGATGAAGCACATGAAGGCGGGCCCCGAGGATATTTGGATAGACGCCCGCGTGAACGAGGCCGTGTGGGCGCGGGGGATCGAGAAGCCACCCGGCAAGATACGGGTGAGGGTCATCAAGTTCGAGGACGGACTCGTCGAGATTTCCCTTCCGGAGGGCTGA